The nucleotide sequence CAACGAGGACGAGTGTAACTGCACCATAGAGCCCGATGACAGAGTAGACCGCGAGTGCGTACCACTTCGGTGGATTCCACTCGCCAGCCCAGCCCGTGGGATCGTTGCGCTCACGCTCGGCAATGTGAGTGAAGTAGATGACACCGAGCAGGCCAGTGGATGACCAGGCGAGCGTGCGTATCGGTACAGAGCTTACTGCTGTGAGTGTTGCAATCGACTGGTCGAACCATTGCATGCCGGTATCTAGAGAGACGAAGAGGGCGCCGACCACTGCAGCAATGACGGGAATCAGCAGCAGGGTCCCGCCGAGGAGTACTCCAAGAACGCCGAGGCGACGCCCGAAAAGGAATCGAGCCGTTGGATCGGTGACGTAGTCCCGGATGGTTTTTGGGAGGAGTCGGATTTTTCCCTGAATCGAAGTCGGTGGCTGTGGCTGCTCTGCTGCACGCTTTTTTCGAACGGATTCCTTCCAGTCATCACGCTCTTCACAGTCACGACAGAGTACGACGTGATTCTCCGCCGTGAAGACGTTATTCTTCAATAGGAGAACGTTAAAATCACCAATATCATGACCATCGACGACTTTTCCACAGACTTCACAGTGAGAACTCTCTCTTCCCAGAGCCTTCTGAAATGACTCAAACATCTTGTAATCAGGAGGAGGGTTATCGTCTGGCATGACTACACCCTATCAGTGGTATTTTGAGGGTCGTCAGCCGCTTCGATAAGTTGAGCTTCTTCCTCCAACGCGGTCACTTTGACTGGGTAGGTTCCTTCGTCCTCTACCGAGACGAGTGCATGGCTGTACCCACGGTCGCGATCACCAGGCTTTGCATTGCGAATGAACTCTGCTTCGCGGGACGTCAGCCCAAGCTTCATGCGATTCTCCTCAGAGAGGCCTGGGAGCCGGTGGAGGATTTTCATTGAGCAATTGTTCGCGATGGTTTCTGCTCGTGGATGGATGAAGAAGTCCTTGAGCTCCTGTGTTATGAGATGGATGCTCAAGTCGTAGTGTCGAGAGTGCCGTGTAGCGCGGTCGAGCCACTGTAGACTTCCCTCGTGTTCCATGAGGTAATGAGCCTCGTCGACAGCGAGGATGACACGCTTGTCCGTCTCTTTGGCTCGCTGGTAGACGCTATCGAAGAGTAATTGCATCATCAACGCAATCTCACGGTCTGCTTCACCTTGCTGAAGGTCTAGGTAGACGACTTTCTCACCGGAGATGTTGACTTCCGTTTCACCGGCAAGGTTCGAGAATTCACCATTGCCCATGAACGGGCGCATCGACATTCGGAGTTCAGCAGCGCGTTCTTGCCACTTCTCAACTTCCAGCTCGGTCGGATCGGCTGCTTCCCCGTCAACCGAGTCAAGAAACGCCTCCGCATCCTCGGCAATCTCAGCAAGAATACCGATTACATCACGAATCGTCGGGCTCGTATTGCCGTGTGTCGAGGGATCCGATGTGATTCCGTTGCGGCGATAGGCTTCCCGAACAGTGGTGCCAAGGACTGCACGCTCTTTCTTGTCAAGCCCGTTGCCAACATGCGCAAAGAACGTGTCAAAGAAGCCCATGACGCTACTGAACCGCTGACTGAAGGGATCGATATCAGGAACTTCCTGAAGTACGCGTGCCGGTGTCTGCTTGATTTCTAAGGGGTTCAAGCCTCGAGTACCCCCAACCACGATATGTTCCCCATCGAGAGCATCAGAGAGGCTCCGGAAACCCTCTAACGGGTCAATCATGATGAGAATCGTATCTGGATCTTTAGCGAGTTGGCGCAAGTTCAACAGCTTCGTTCCAAACGATTTCCCCGACCCAATCTTTGCTGCGGTGAGGATATTGTATCCGTTCTCACGGTCGAACCGATCCATGACAACTGGGGCGTCCGTTGACGCATGGAACCCGACGAGCACGCCGCTCTCTTCTATGAGCGTCCCAGCAGAGAACGGAAAGAGTGCACCAGCAGCCTTCCCCAACATCGGTGTCGTCTGCTCAAGTGTGTCTTTCGCAATCGGACTATTGCTCACAAGTCCTTTATCTTGTGTGTAATCGACAGACTTCGTGACGAGACGCTGTTTCATCAGCTCCGATTGCAATCGGTTGGTCGTCTCTTTGACCTCCTTTTTCGTGTTCCCACGAATCGTGAGATAGACCGCGACCTCGACGACACGTTGTGAACCGTCCGTGAGCTGTGCAAGGACTTCCTTGTGGTCTTGGAGTCGACGTTGCGTTGCGCCGAGTGAGGCACCGCCGCGTAGTTCTTTTTCACGTCTCGTCGCATCGAGATTGGTAATCGCCCGCTCGAATTGACTGATCGCTTGCTCTGAGTCGCGTGGACTAGCGTAAATTGAGATGTCGATGTCTGCACTCGGATGCGTTGTCAGCATATCCAGCAAGCCAGGAGTGGCCGCTGCCGGGAAATCAGCGAAGAACAGGGTCTTCGCCCACCGTTCGCCCGTCTGTGTGATATCGGATTCGAGCTTGATACTCGACGGAGCGACGTTCTGTGCGTGAACCCGAGTGTGACTCTTCTCAGTATCGTTGGCTTCGAGACGGGTGAACCGCTCAATGAGTGTTTTCAGCATCGTCAGAACCTCCCAGAATTAGTGCCAGTCACGATGGGGACAGAGCGAACGCGTTCGTTCTGTTGCCCCGAACTTGGCCCGTAGTGTGTTCGTTCGCCACTCCAGTACTCTTCGATCAGTGCAGAAAGCTCATCAGCTGAAACTCGTTCTACCTCACATCCTTCCAAATCTCGAATGCCGCTTTCAACTGCCCGTAGTCGACGCTCTATTTCCTCTTTCTGTCGTTCGCGAATCTCTTCGTAGGTGAGTTGCGTGCTCTCTGCTCCGAGTATTCGAATACACCCACCAATGACTGGGAGCGTACTGAGCTTTGAGATAGCTCCTCTCTCGGCTAATTGCACTTCGTGGATGCTCACTGGGATGAGGATGTGATACTCACGGACACAG is from Haloprofundus halophilus and encodes:
- a CDS encoding VirB4 family type IV secretion system protein produces the protein MLKTLIERFTRLEANDTEKSHTRVHAQNVAPSSIKLESDITQTGERWAKTLFFADFPAAATPGLLDMLTTHPSADIDISIYASPRDSEQAISQFERAITNLDATRREKELRGGASLGATQRRLQDHKEVLAQLTDGSQRVVEVAVYLTIRGNTKKEVKETTNRLQSELMKQRLVTKSVDYTQDKGLVSNSPIAKDTLEQTTPMLGKAAGALFPFSAGTLIEESGVLVGFHASTDAPVVMDRFDRENGYNILTAAKIGSGKSFGTKLLNLRQLAKDPDTILIMIDPLEGFRSLSDALDGEHIVVGGTRGLNPLEIKQTPARVLQEVPDIDPFSQRFSSVMGFFDTFFAHVGNGLDKKERAVLGTTVREAYRRNGITSDPSTHGNTSPTIRDVIGILAEIAEDAEAFLDSVDGEAADPTELEVEKWQERAAELRMSMRPFMGNGEFSNLAGETEVNISGEKVVYLDLQQGEADREIALMMQLLFDSVYQRAKETDKRVILAVDEAHYLMEHEGSLQWLDRATRHSRHYDLSIHLITQELKDFFIHPRAETIANNCSMKILHRLPGLSEENRMKLGLTSREAEFIRNAKPGDRDRGYSHALVSVEDEGTYPVKVTALEEEAQLIEAADDPQNTTDRV